The DNA sequence TCCGGGCTGCCGGCGTGGCGGCCGAGCGCATCGTGCTGGACCCGGGCTTCGGCTTCGGCAAGACCGTGGACCACAACTTCGAGCTGCTCGCCCGCCAGGCCGAGCTGCTGGCGCTGGGCTACCCGCTGCTGGCCGGCTGGTCGCGCAAGTCCTCGCTGGGGGCCGTGACCGGCCGGCCGGTGCAGGAGCGCCTGGCCGCGAGCGTGGCCGCCGCGCTGGCGGCCGTCCTGCACGGTGCGCGCGTCGTGCGTGTACACGATGTCGCGGCGACTGTCGATGCCCTGAAAGTGTGGCGTCGCGCCGGCCTGCCGGGCATCTGAAGCGGTGAAAATACCGGCCGCGACGTATCTATCGAGCACACGAAGGGATCCGATGAGCAGGAAGTATTTCGGGACCGACGGCATCCGCGGCACCGTCGGCCTGGCCCCCATCACGCCGGATTTCGTGTTGCGGCTCGGCCATGCGGTCGGGCGGGTGCTGCTGCAGGACCAGTCGCGCGCCACGGTGCTGATCGGCAAGGACACACGCATCTCCGGCTACATGCTGGAGTCGGCGCTGGAAGCCGGTTTCTCGTCGGCCGGGGTGGACGTGCTGCTCAGCGGCCCGCTGCCGACCCCGGGCGTGGCCTACCTGACCCGGGCCCTGCGCCTGGACCTGGGCGTGGTGATCAGCGCCTCGCACAATCCGTACCCGGACAACGGCATCAAGTTCTTTTCCGCGCGCGGGGAGAAGCTGCCCGACGAATGGGAAGAGCGCGTCGAGGCCGCGCTGGCGGAGGCCCCGCAGTGGGTGGACTCCGCCCGCCTCGGCAAGGCGCGCCGCCTGGACGATGCCCAGGGGCGTTACGTCGAGTTCTGCAAGAGCACCTTCGGCAACGAGCTGTCGCTCAAGGGGCTCAAGGTGGTGGTCGACGCGGCCCACGGTGCCGCCTACCAGGTCGCGCCGCTGGTGTTCCATGAGCTGGGCGCCGACGTCATGACCATCGGCTGCAACCCGGACGGCCTCAACATCAACGAGCGTTGCGGTGCCACCGCTCCGCAGGCACTGGTCGAGGCGGTCAAGGCGCACGGCGCCGACTACGGCATCGCGCTGGACGGCGACGCCGACCGCCTGCAGCTGGTCGACCGCGACGGCCGCCTGTACAACGGCGACGAGCTGCTCTACGTGATGGTCAGCGACCGCCTGTCCAGCGGGCAGGGCGTGCCCGGGGCGGTCGGCACGCTGATGACCAACATGGCGGTGGAGCTGGCGTTGCAGCGCCGCGGGGTGAGTTTCGTGCGTGCCAAGGTGGGCGACCGCTACGTGCTCGAGGAGCTGGTCGCGCGCGGCTGGCAGCTGGGCGGGGAGGGCTCGGGTCACCTGCTGGCGCTGGACAAGCACACCACCGGCGACGGCATCATCAGCGCGCTGCAGGTGCTGCAGGCGGTGATCCGCTCGGGACGCTCGCTGGCGCAGCTGCTGGAGGGGGTCACGCTGTTCCCGCAGACGCTGGTCAACGTGCGCCTGCAGCCGGGGCAGGACTGGAAGTCCAACACCCGCCTGGCCGGCGAGCAGGAGGCGGTGCTGGCCGAGCTCGGCGCGCGCGGCCGCGTGCTGATCCGCCCGTCCGGCACCGAGCCGCTGCTGCGCGTGATGGTCGAGGCGGAAGATGCGGCGCTGGCGCAGCGCTGCGCGAACCGTCTGGCCGACGCGGTGCGCGCCGGCTGACGGCCACCGGCCCGCGCGGGCGTTCCCCGCCGCCGGGCGGCGGGGCCCCTGTGCCTTGTGGCGCCCCGGCTGGCGGTGTCACGATGGTGTCACATGCGGCACCTACAGTTCGCGGCAGTCGAGGTGTTTCCTCATGACCCGCAGCTGAAAAGGTGTTTCGCATGAAGCTTTCCCCGATCCGATGGGCGCTTGCCGCCTGCGCGCTGGCCGGTGCGGCCGGCATGGCTTCGGCCCAGAACGTCACTGGTGCCGGCGCGTCCTTCCCGGCGCCGGTGTACGCGAAATGGGCTGATGCCTACCACAAGGCCACCGGCGTGCGCATCAACTACCAGTCGGTCGGCTCCGGTGCCGGTCTGCGCCAGATCAAGGCAAAGACCGTGGACTTCGGAGCCTCCGACGCACCGCTGAAGGACGAAGAGCTGGCCCGCGACGGGCTGGTGCAGTTCCCGACCGTGATCGGCGGCGTGGTGCCGGTGGTCAACCTCCAGGGCGTCGCGCCCGGGCAGCTCAAGCTGACCGGTGCGCTGCTGGGTGACATCTACCTCGGCAAGGTCACCCGCTGGAACGACCCGGCGATCGTGGCGCTGAACCCTGGCGTGCCGCTGCCGGACGCCCGGATCGCGGTGGTGCGCCGGGCCGACGGTTCCGGTACCACCTTCCTGTTCACCAACTACCTGTCCAAGGTGAATCCGCAGTGGCAGGCCCAGGTGGGCGAGGGGACGGCGGTGAACTGGCCGACCGGCGCCGGTGGCAAGGGCAACGAGGGCGTGTCGGCCTTCGTGCAGCGCCTGCCGAACTCGATCGGCTACGTCGAGTACGCCTATGCCCGGCAGAACCGGATGTCGCACGTGCAGCTGCGCAACCGGGACGGGCAGTTCGTCGCGCCCGAGGAGGCCAGCTTCAAGGCCGCGGCGGCCGGGGCGCGCTGGGAGGAAAGCTTCTACCAGGTGCTGACCGACCAGCCCGGCAAGGACGCCTGGCCGATCACCGGCGCCACCTTCATCCTGATGCACCGGGCCTCCGACCGGCCGCAGCAGAGTGCGCAGGTGCTGAAGTTCTTCGACTGGGCCTACCGCCAGGGGGATGCAATGGCCTCGGAACTGGAGTACGTGCCGCTGCCGGAAAGCGTCAAGGCGCTGGTGCGCAAGCAATGGAGCACGCTGACCGACACGGCCGGCTCGCCGGTCCTGGCGCAGTGACCCGCACCGTCCCGGCCGCAAGCACCACACGAAGGGGGCGACGGGCACGTCGCCCCGAACCTGCATGAACGACGACGGCATGGCGGTCGCTACACTCCCTGCATCCGAATTCAAGCCTCGACACATGGACGAGACGACCAGCTCCCTCGGGGAGCCGCCGGGCGCGAGGACGCTGTCCCCCTGGGGCGACCGCGTGTTCGCGGCGCTGGCGCATGGCGCCGCGCTGCTGACGCTGGCCCTGCTCGCCGGCATCATCGCGGCGCTGGCCGTGGGGGCCGCGCCGGCCATCGAGGCGTTCGGGCTGCGCTTCCTGTGGAGCGCGGACTGGGATCCGGTGCAGGACCGCTACGGCGGCCTGGTGATGATCTACGGCACGCTGATGACCTCGTTCATCGCGTTGCTGATCGCGGTGCCGGTGAGCTTCGGCATTGCGCTGTTCCTGACCGAACTCTCGCCGCGCTGGCTGCGGCGGCCGCTGGGCATCGCGGTCGAGTTGCTGGCGGCGGTGCCGTCCATCGTCTATGGCATGTGGGGCCTGCTGGTGTTCGGGCCGGTGCTGTCGACCTGGGTGCAGCAGCCGCTGCAGGCGGCGTTCGGTGAGGTGCCCGTCCTGGGCGCGCTGTTCTCGGGACCGCCGGTGGGCATCGGCATCCTGGCTGCCGGGATGGTGCTGGCGATCATGATCATCCCGTTCATCGCCTCGGTGATGCGCGACGTGTTTGAGGTCACGCCGGCCATGCTGAAGGAATCGGCCTACGGCCTGGGCGCGACCACCTGGGAAGTGGTCTGGAAGGTGGTGCTGCCATATACCAAGGCGGGCGTGATCGGCGGGATCATGCTGGGCCTGGGGCGGGCGCTGGGCGAGACGATGGCGGTCACGTTCATCATCGGCAACATGAACCAGCTCGGCTCGTTGTCGCTGTTCGAACCGGCCAACAGCATCACCTCGGCGCTGGCCAACGAGTTCGCCGAGGCGGCTGAGGGGTTGCACCAGGCTTCGCTGATCTACCTGGGGCTGGTGCTGTTCTTCATCACCTTCGTCGTGCTGGCCTTGTCCAAGCTGTTGCTGCTGCGCCTCAAGCGCCGTGAAGGAACCCGGGCATGAAGTTCGACGCGCGCGATGCGTCCCGCCTGGCGAGCCTGCGCCGCCGGCAACGGGTCAACGACGTGGCACTGGCGTTGTCGCTGCTGGCAATGGCCTTCGGCGTGTTCTGGCTGCTGTGGATCTTGTTCGAGACGCTGCGCCAGGGCCTGGGCGGCATGGCTTTGTCGCTGTTCACCGAGATGACGCCGCCACCCCTGCAGGAGGACGGGGGGCTGGCCAACGCGATCTGGGGCTCGCTGCTGATGGTGACGCTGGCCACGCTGATCGGCACGCCGGTAGGCATCTTCGCGGGCATCTACCTGGCCGAGTACGGCCAGCGCGGCTGGCTGGGCAGTGCAGTGCGCTTCATCAACGACATCCTGCTGTCGGCGCCGTCCATCGTGATCGGCCTGTTCATCTACGCCGTGGTGGTGGCCCCGCTGCGAGGCTTCTCCGGCTGGGCCGGCGTGCTGGCGCTTGCGCTGATCGTCATCCCGGTGGTGATCCGCACCACCGAGAACATGCTGGCACTGATCCCGAACGCGCTGCGCGAGGCGGCCTACGCGCTGGGCGCCCCGGAATGGAAGGTGGTTGCCTCGGTCACGCTGCGCGCCGCGCGTGCCGGCGTGGTGACCGGCGTGCTGCTGGCGCTGGCGCGCATTTCCGGCGAGACCGCACCGCTGCTGTTCACGGCCCTGTCGAACCAGTTCTGGACCTCGGACCTCGGCGAGCCGATGGCCAGCCTGCCGGTGACGATCTTCAAGTTCGCGATGAGCCCTTACGAGAACTGGCAGCAGCTGGCCTGGGCCGGGGTGTTCCTCATCACGCTGGGGGTGCTGGTGCTCAACATCGTCGCGCGCGTGCTGCTGCGCAACCGCGACTGAACCGGAAGCAAGAGAATGGACGCAAGAGTCGAACTGCCGGTGACCGAGAAGCCCAAGCTCTCGGTGCGCAACCTGAACTTCTACTACGGCAGCTTCCATGCGCTGAAGAACATCAGCCTCGACATCCCGGAGCGCAAGGTGACGGCCTTCATCGGCCCCTCGGGCTGTGGCAAGTCCACGCTGCTGCGCACGTTCAACCGCATGTACGAGCTGTACCCCGACCAGCGGGCCGAAGGCGAGATCCTGCTCGACGGCGAGAACATCCTGCACTCGCGCCTGCCGGTGGCGCTGCTGCGCGCCAAGGTCGGCATGGTGTTCCAGAAGCCCACGCCGTTCCCGATGTCGATCTACGACAACGTCGCCTTCGGCGTACGGCTGTTCGAGAACCTGCCGCGGGTGGAGATGGACGAGCGGGTCGAATGGGCGCTGCGCAAGGCGGCGCTGTGGGACGAGGTCAAGGACAAGCTCTCGCAAAGCGGCGCCAGCCTGTCCGGCGGCCAGCAGCAGCGCCTGTGCATCGCGCGCGGCATCGCCATCCGGCCCGACGTGCTGCTGCTCGACGAGCCGTGTTCGGCGCTGGATCCGATCTCGACCGCCCGCATCGAGGAGCTGATCCACGAGCTGAAGAACGACTACACCGTGGTGATCGTGACCCACAACATGCAGCAGGCGGCGCGCTGCTCGGACTACACCGCCTACATGTACCTGGGCGACCTGATCGAGTTCGGCCCGACCGACGAGCTGTTCATGCAGCCGAAGAAGAAGGACACCGAAGACTACATCACCGGCCGCTTCGGCTGAGCCGGTGCAGGCCACGGAGCACGTCATGAGCGACAAGCATCTGTCCACGCAGTTCGATGCCGAGCTGAGCGGCATCTCCACCCGGGTGCTCGAGATGGGCGGGCTGGTCGAGTCCCAGGTGGCGCAGTCCATCCAGGCGCTGACCCGTTTCAGCAGCGACCTGGCAGCCGAGGTGATCGCGACCGAGGAGCGCGTCAACCAGATGGAAGTCGAGATCGACCGGGACCTCTCGACCATCATCGTGCGGCGACAGCCCACCGCGCGCGACCTGCGCCTGCTGATCGCGATCTCCAAGACCATCGGCAACCTGGAGCGCGTCGGCGACGAGGCCACCCGCATCGCACGCACCGTGCGGCGCCTGGTCGACACCGGCGTGTTCGGCCGCGTGCGCCTGCCGGTCTCCGACGTGTCGTTCGAGGCGAGCCTCGCGACCGCGCAGCTGCGCAAGGCGCTCGACGCCTTCGCCCGGCTGGATGTCGATACGGCGCTGGCGGTGCTCAAGGAGGACGACCAGATCGACCAGGAGTTCGACGGCCTGATGCGCAAGCTGATCACCTACATGATGGAGGACCCGCGCACGATCTCGGCCAGCATCGACCTGGTGTTCGTCGCCAAGGCCATCGAGCGCGTCGGTGACCATGCCAAGAACGTGGCCGAGCAGATCATCTACATCGTCAAGGGGACCGACGTGCGCCACATCCCGATGGAAAGCGTCGAGTCCGCCATCCGATGAAGCAGGGTGCGGGAAGGATGAACGACGCAAGGACGCCGTCATGAGCCGGGTGCTGGTGGTCGAGGACGAAAGCGCGATCGCCGAGCTGATCGCGATCCATCTGCGCCATGCCGGCCACGAGGTCACGGTGGTCGCGGATGCGGCCAGTGCGGCTGCGGAGGTCGACCGGGTGCTGCCCGACCTGGTGCTGCTGGACTGGATGCTGCCGGGCCACAGCGGCCTGTCGCTGGCGCAGCGCTGGCGTGCACAGGCACGCACGCGGGAGCTGCCCATCATCATGCTGACCGCGCGCGGCGAGGAGCCGGACAAGGTGGCCGGGCTGGATGCCGGTGCGGACGACTACGTCACCAAGCCGTTTTCCACCAACGAGCTGATGGCGCGTATCCGCGCGGTGCTGCGGCGCAAGGCGCCCGAGGCGTTGGATGCGCCGGTACAGGTCGGCGCGCTGCGCCTGGACCCGTCCACGCGCCGGGTCTCGCATGGCGACCAGGAGGTGAAGCTTGGGCCGACCGAGTTCCGCCTGCTGCACTTCCTCATGACCCACCCGGAGCGGGTGCACAGCCGGGTGCAGCTGCTCGACCGCGTCTGGGGCGACCATGTGTTCATCGAGGAGCGCACGGTGGACGTGCACGTCAAGCGCCTGCGCGAGGCGCTGGCGCCCGTGCACTGTGCGGCGATGATCGAGACGGTGCGCGGCGCGGGCTACCGGCTCACGCAGCCACGCCCGAGTGCGGCCGGCTGAGCCGATGGGCTGGATGCTGCGACGCGTCGCTGCCGTGCTGGCCTGCATGCTGGCCGGCGCGGCCGCGGCCCACTGGCTGTCGCAGCGCTTCGGCGCGCCGCCGTGGGCAAGCCTGCTGGGTGCGGGCCTGGGCGTGGCGCTGGCGGCCGGCTTTGACGCGCTGCTCGGCCAGCGCCTGGTCCACTGGTTGCGCGGCGAGCAGCAGGGGCCGGCACCGCGCGACGGCGGCCTGTGGGGCGAGCTCGGCTACCGCATCGAACGCGCGATCCGGCTGCGCGAGCGCGCCACTGCGCACGAGCGGGACCGGCTGGCGCAGTTCCTGTCGGCGATCGAGGCCTCGCCCAACGGGGTGATGCTGCTCGACGCCGACGACCAGATCGTCTGGTGCAACCACATGGCGGCCGAGCACTTCGGGCTCGACCCGCAGCGCGACCTGCGCCAGCGGATCACGAACCTGGTGCGCATGCCCGCCTTCGTCGAACACCTGCAGGCCGGCGATTTCGACCATGCGATCGTGCTGCCGCAGGTACGTGACAAGGCCACGCTGTCGGTCGCGGTGCGCGGCTACGGCGAGGCGATGAAGCTGGTGCTGTCGCAGGACATCACCGAGCGCGAACGTGCCGAGACGATGCGCCGCGATTTCGTCGCCAACGTCTCGCACGAGATCCGCACGCCGCTGACCGTGCTGGCCGGCTTCATCGAAACCCTGCGCGACCTGCCCCTCGCCGAGGCGGAGCGCCAGCGCGTGCTCGACCTGATGGCGCAGCAGGCACGCCGCATGGACACCCTGGTCGGCGACCTGCTGACGCTGGCGCAGCTGGAAAGCAGCCCGCCGCCCCCGAACGACCAGTGGGTCCCGGTCGCGCGGCTGCTGGAGGTGGTCGAGACCGACGCGCGCACGCTCTCGGCCGGCCGGCACGAGCTGCGCGTCGGCGCTGCCGGTGCGGCCGAGGTGGCCGGCTCGGAAACCGAGCTGCTCAGCGCGCTGGCCAACCTGGTCAGCAATGCGGTGCGCTACACGCCCCCGGGGGGGCGCGTCGAGGTCCTGTGGCACGCCCGGCCGGACGGGGCGGGCGAGTTGCTGGTCCAGGACACGGGCATCGGCATCGCGAAGGAGCACCTGGCGCGGCTGACCGAGCGCTTCTACCGTGTCGACGGCAGTCGCTCGCGCGAGAGCGGCGGCACGGGGCTGGGACTGTCCATCGTCAAGCACGTGGTGCAGCGGCACGGCGGCGAACTGCAGGTGCACAGCGAACCGGGACAGGGCTCGCGGTTCTGCATCGTGCTGCCCGCCTGGCGGGTGCGCGGGCTTCAGCGGCCCGAGGGCTGAAGGGCGCGCCGCGACACGCTGCGGTACAGCAGCACCAGCGCCCCGGCGACGAGCGCGAGCGCGGCCGCGTTGCCGAACCAGAAGCCGCTGGCGCCGAGCAGCCAGTCAGGCGTGCGGCCGCCCAGGTCGAACGCGAGCATGTAGCCCCCGGCCAGCCCGATGCCCCACAGCCCGACCGCGTAGCCGATCGCCGGCACCAGCGCGACGCCGTAGGAGCGCAGCGCGAACGCGGTGGCGACCTGCGTCGCGTCGAACACCTGGTACAGCGCGATGTAGAGGAACAGCCCCGAGGCGGCCGCACGCACCGCCGCATCCTGGGTGTAGGCGGCCAGCAGCAGGGGGCGCGCGAGCAACAGCAGCAGGCCCAGCACCACCGCCAGCCCCACCGCGAGCGCGATGCCCTGCCAGCCGGCGATCCGGGCCAGGCGCGCATCGCCTGCGCCGCGCAGCTGCGCGACCCGGGCGCCGGTGGCGATCGCGATCGACAGCGGCAGCATGTACATCACGCTGGCCAGGTTGGCCACGATCTGGTGCCCGGCCAGCGCGACGGTGCCGAAATGCGAGATGAACACCGCCATCAGCGTGAAGGCGGTGACCTCGAAGAAGTAGGCCGCGCCGGTGGGCAGGCCCAGGCGCAGCAGCTCGCGCTGCGCCGCCCAGCGCGGGCCTTCCCAGCGGCGCCACAGCGCGAACGGCCGGTAGATCGGGTGCAGGCGCAGCATCACCAGCGCGAACAGCAGCAAGGCCGCGTGGATCACGACGGTGGCGAGCGCGCAGCCGACCACGCCCAGCGCGGGCAGGCCGGCGCCGCCGAAGATGAACCAGGCGTTGAGCGGCACCTTCAGCACCAGCGACAGCAGCTGCAGCAGCGTCACCAGTAGCGGCCTGGAGATGCCCTGGTTCAGCCCGGCGTAGCAGCGGAACAGCAGCGACAGCGGCAGGCCGAAGGCGAGCACGTGCAGGTAGTCGCGCACCTGGACCGCCATCTCGGGCGTGCTGTGCGCCAGCGCCAGCACCGCATCCGGCCACCACAGCAGCAGGCAGCCCGGCAGCGACACGCCCAGCGCCAGCCACAGCCCTTGCCGGAACGCCTCGCCGATGCGCTCGGGCGCGTGCGCCCCGTGGTGCTGGCCGATCACGGGGATCAGCGCCTGGACGATGCCCGCCAGCCCCACGTGCAGGCTGATGTAGACGGCCATGCCGATGGACAGCGCCGCCAGGTCGGTGCTGGCGTAGCGCCCGGCC is a window from the Caldimonas thermodepolymerans genome containing:
- the pstC gene encoding phosphate ABC transporter permease PstC, which encodes MDETTSSLGEPPGARTLSPWGDRVFAALAHGAALLTLALLAGIIAALAVGAAPAIEAFGLRFLWSADWDPVQDRYGGLVMIYGTLMTSFIALLIAVPVSFGIALFLTELSPRWLRRPLGIAVELLAAVPSIVYGMWGLLVFGPVLSTWVQQPLQAAFGEVPVLGALFSGPPVGIGILAAGMVLAIMIIPFIASVMRDVFEVTPAMLKESAYGLGATTWEVVWKVVLPYTKAGVIGGIMLGLGRALGETMAVTFIIGNMNQLGSLSLFEPANSITSALANEFAEAAEGLHQASLIYLGLVLFFITFVVLALSKLLLLRLKRREGTRA
- the phoB gene encoding phosphate regulon transcriptional regulator PhoB, with the protein product MSRVLVVEDESAIAELIAIHLRHAGHEVTVVADAASAAAEVDRVLPDLVLLDWMLPGHSGLSLAQRWRAQARTRELPIIMLTARGEEPDKVAGLDAGADDYVTKPFSTNELMARIRAVLRRKAPEALDAPVQVGALRLDPSTRRVSHGDQEVKLGPTEFRLLHFLMTHPERVHSRVQLLDRVWGDHVFIEERTVDVHVKRLREALAPVHCAAMIETVRGAGYRLTQPRPSAAG
- the pstS gene encoding phosphate ABC transporter substrate-binding protein PstS, which produces MKLSPIRWALAACALAGAAGMASAQNVTGAGASFPAPVYAKWADAYHKATGVRINYQSVGSGAGLRQIKAKTVDFGASDAPLKDEELARDGLVQFPTVIGGVVPVVNLQGVAPGQLKLTGALLGDIYLGKVTRWNDPAIVALNPGVPLPDARIAVVRRADGSGTTFLFTNYLSKVNPQWQAQVGEGTAVNWPTGAGGKGNEGVSAFVQRLPNSIGYVEYAYARQNRMSHVQLRNRDGQFVAPEEASFKAAAAGARWEESFYQVLTDQPGKDAWPITGATFILMHRASDRPQQSAQVLKFFDWAYRQGDAMASELEYVPLPESVKALVRKQWSTLTDTAGSPVLAQ
- the glmM gene encoding phosphoglucosamine mutase; the protein is MSRKYFGTDGIRGTVGLAPITPDFVLRLGHAVGRVLLQDQSRATVLIGKDTRISGYMLESALEAGFSSAGVDVLLSGPLPTPGVAYLTRALRLDLGVVISASHNPYPDNGIKFFSARGEKLPDEWEERVEAALAEAPQWVDSARLGKARRLDDAQGRYVEFCKSTFGNELSLKGLKVVVDAAHGAAYQVAPLVFHELGADVMTIGCNPDGLNINERCGATAPQALVEAVKAHGADYGIALDGDADRLQLVDRDGRLYNGDELLYVMVSDRLSSGQGVPGAVGTLMTNMAVELALQRRGVSFVRAKVGDRYVLEELVARGWQLGGEGSGHLLALDKHTTGDGIISALQVLQAVIRSGRSLAQLLEGVTLFPQTLVNVRLQPGQDWKSNTRLAGEQEAVLAELGARGRVLIRPSGTEPLLRVMVEAEDAALAQRCANRLADAVRAG
- the phoU gene encoding phosphate signaling complex protein PhoU, coding for MSDKHLSTQFDAELSGISTRVLEMGGLVESQVAQSIQALTRFSSDLAAEVIATEERVNQMEVEIDRDLSTIIVRRQPTARDLRLLIAISKTIGNLERVGDEATRIARTVRRLVDTGVFGRVRLPVSDVSFEASLATAQLRKALDAFARLDVDTALAVLKEDDQIDQEFDGLMRKLITYMMEDPRTISASIDLVFVAKAIERVGDHAKNVAEQIIYIVKGTDVRHIPMESVESAIR
- the pstB gene encoding phosphate ABC transporter ATP-binding protein PstB, giving the protein MDARVELPVTEKPKLSVRNLNFYYGSFHALKNISLDIPERKVTAFIGPSGCGKSTLLRTFNRMYELYPDQRAEGEILLDGENILHSRLPVALLRAKVGMVFQKPTPFPMSIYDNVAFGVRLFENLPRVEMDERVEWALRKAALWDEVKDKLSQSGASLSGGQQQRLCIARGIAIRPDVLLLDEPCSALDPISTARIEELIHELKNDYTVVIVTHNMQQAARCSDYTAYMYLGDLIEFGPTDELFMQPKKKDTEDYITGRFG
- a CDS encoding MATE family efflux transporter; this encodes MMTAPWRGIARDAGAILLGQLATIGFGVADTIMAGRYASTDLAALSIGMAVYISLHVGLAGIVQALIPVIGQHHGAHAPERIGEAFRQGLWLALGVSLPGCLLLWWPDAVLALAHSTPEMAVQVRDYLHVLAFGLPLSLLFRCYAGLNQGISRPLLVTLLQLLSLVLKVPLNAWFIFGGAGLPALGVVGCALATVVIHAALLLFALVMLRLHPIYRPFALWRRWEGPRWAAQRELLRLGLPTGAAYFFEVTAFTLMAVFISHFGTVALAGHQIVANLASVMYMLPLSIAIATGARVAQLRGAGDARLARIAGWQGIALAVGLAVVLGLLLLLARPLLLAAYTQDAAVRAAASGLFLYIALYQVFDATQVATAFALRSYGVALVPAIGYAVGLWGIGLAGGYMLAFDLGGRTPDWLLGASGFWFGNAAALALVAGALVLLYRSVSRRALQPSGR
- the phoR gene encoding phosphate regulon sensor histidine kinase PhoR codes for the protein MLRRVAAVLACMLAGAAAAHWLSQRFGAPPWASLLGAGLGVALAAGFDALLGQRLVHWLRGEQQGPAPRDGGLWGELGYRIERAIRLRERATAHERDRLAQFLSAIEASPNGVMLLDADDQIVWCNHMAAEHFGLDPQRDLRQRITNLVRMPAFVEHLQAGDFDHAIVLPQVRDKATLSVAVRGYGEAMKLVLSQDITERERAETMRRDFVANVSHEIRTPLTVLAGFIETLRDLPLAEAERQRVLDLMAQQARRMDTLVGDLLTLAQLESSPPPPNDQWVPVARLLEVVETDARTLSAGRHELRVGAAGAAEVAGSETELLSALANLVSNAVRYTPPGGRVEVLWHARPDGAGELLVQDTGIGIAKEHLARLTERFYRVDGSRSRESGGTGLGLSIVKHVVQRHGGELQVHSEPGQGSRFCIVLPAWRVRGLQRPEG
- the pstA gene encoding phosphate ABC transporter permease PstA, coding for MKFDARDASRLASLRRRQRVNDVALALSLLAMAFGVFWLLWILFETLRQGLGGMALSLFTEMTPPPLQEDGGLANAIWGSLLMVTLATLIGTPVGIFAGIYLAEYGQRGWLGSAVRFINDILLSAPSIVIGLFIYAVVVAPLRGFSGWAGVLALALIVIPVVIRTTENMLALIPNALREAAYALGAPEWKVVASVTLRAARAGVVTGVLLALARISGETAPLLFTALSNQFWTSDLGEPMASLPVTIFKFAMSPYENWQQLAWAGVFLITLGVLVLNIVARVLLRNRD